The genomic window GAAAAACGCTGCTAGCTAAGGCAGTGGCAGGTGAAGCAGGTGTGCCATTCTTTAGTATTTCGGGTTCAGAATTTGTAGAAATGTTTGTGGGCGTTGGCTCCTCACGGGTACGTGATCTGTTTGACCAAGCAAAGAAGCAGGCTCCTTGCATTATCTTTATTGATGAGCTAGATGCGATCGGGAAGTCTCGGGCTTCTAACGGTTTTTATGGAGGCAACGATGAGCGGGAGCAAACCCTCAACCAGTTGTTAACTGAGATGGATGGGTTTGCGGCAACCGGAGCAACCGTCATTGTCCTAGCAGCTACCAACCGTCCAGAAACCCTTGATCCTGCGCTTCTGCGTCCAGGTCGATTCGATCGCCAAGTCCTAGTCGATCGCCCTGATCTTTCCGGTCGTCTAGCCATTCTTGAGATTCATTCTAGAAAGGTGAAGCTGGGTGCAGATATTGACCTTAAGGCGATCGCCACTCGGACCCCAGGTTTTGCCGGAGCAGACCTGGCAAACCTGGTTAATGAAGCCGCATTGCTTGCCGCTCGCAACAAACGATTAGCCGTAGCACAAGAAGATTTTGCTGAAGCCATCGAGCGGGTTGTAGCGGGGTTAGAAAAGAAGAGCCGAGTCCTCAACGAAAAAGAGAAAAAGATTGTTGCTTATCACGAAGTAGGGCACGCTTTAGTCGGCTCCCTGATGACAGGCAGTGGCAAAGTTGAGAAAATCTCGATTGTGCCTCGCGGGATGGCGGCGCTAGGTTACACGCTGCAATTGCCCACAGAGGATCGCTTTTTAATGAGTGAAGACGAATTGCAAGGACAAATTGCGACGCTGTTAGGGGGGCGATCGGCAGAAGAAATTATTTTTGGAAGCATTACTACGGGTGCATCCAATGACCTGCAACGCGCAACCGACCTAGCAGAACGCATGGTGACCACCTATGGTATGAGCAAGGTGCTAGGGCCTCTGGCATATCAGCAAGGGCAACAAAACATGTATCTGGGCAATGAAGGCCCCAATCCTCGCCGCATGGTCAGCCCTCAGACAGCAGAGGCGATCGACCAGGAAGTCAAAGGCATCGTAGAATCAGCCCACGATCATGCCTTAGAAATCCTTAAGCTGAACCGCGACTTGTTAGAAACCATTTCGACCAAGCTGTTGGATAAAGAGGTCATTGAAGGCACTGAACTTCATCAACTTTTGGCACAAGTCAAGTCTGTAGAAGCAGTAGCCGTCTAATCCAACTAACTCTGCCAATAATCTAGAACCCCGACTTATAAAAAGTCGGGGTTCTTTTTTAAAAGAAATTAGCGTACAGGGCAGCGCCAATTAACCCAACATGCGGGTTAAGAATAACGTGAACTGGAATTTGCTCCATTAGGGGTCGCATTCTTCCTTTATCAGTCATTGCTCTCATAAATCCACCCGACTCAAGCAGGGATAAGTTTTTAGTTGCAATGCCCCCGGCAATGTACAAGCCGCCATAGGGTAAAAGCTTCAGTGCCAGGTTTCCAGCTTCCGCACCATAAGCTTCGGCAAAAAGCTGCATTGTCCGTTCACACAGATAATCTTGTCCAGCAGCGATCGCAATCACAGCTGCCGGGTCAACCGACTTTTCGCTAATGCCCGCCTCGTGTTCCCAAGTCCGAATAGCTTCCGCCACTTGGGGCGACTCAACGGCAGACTGGCGATCGCGCAGGAACTGGTAAATTGCCACAATTCCCTGCCCCGATACTACTCGCTCTACTGAAATACGAGTAATTTGATGCTTCTCCCGCAGATACTTCAAAAGCTGGAACTCTAGCTCTGAACGAGGCGCAAAGTCTGCATGTCCTCCTTCTGAAGCAAAAACTTGGTATTGCTGATCCTGGCGAATCAAGAAGCACTCGCCCAAGCCTGTTCCAGCCCCCAAAATAGCGATCGGAGCATGAGGCTGAGACTCGGCAATTTGAAGCGTTCGCAAATCGGAAGATTCCAGCCCCCCAACGCCATAGCCCACAGCAGCAAAGTCATTGATTAAATTCACATGAGCGATCGCCAAATCTTTTTCTAACTGCTTAGCTTCCAAAAACCAAGACAGATTAGTAACCGATGAAGTGTTGTTGACAACAGGCCCCGCGATCGCAAAGCAAGCCTTTTCAGGAGCAGGTACCTCTCCGACCTGTTGGGTGGCTTCGACGAGAAACTGCCGCACCATGATGGCTAAATCTGCAAACTCTGCGCTCATATACCGAGCTTCGTACAGCGTTTTCAGCGTCGTTCCCTCTGCTTTAGAATAGGCATCGACCCATCGCAAAATCGTTTTGGTGCCACCAATGTCTCCTGCCAGTAGTTGTGTCATGATTGCCATCGCCCTTTGCTACAACTTCCTAGTCTAGGGGTTCAGGGTCGATTATTGGCATGACGCGATC from Timaviella obliquedivisa GSE-PSE-MK23-08B includes these protein-coding regions:
- the ftsH4 gene encoding ATP-dependent zinc metalloprotease FtsH4; translated protein: MAIKDQPQPPRSRQIGSILLLLSGLFLLANLFLPNLLGTPIPRVPYSLFIHEVQDGQVQGVSVGQNEIRYQMKGENEEPGLVYATTPIFDLELPKLLEEKGVEFAATPPPKNGWLGSVLSWVIPPLIFVAIWQLFLGRSGGQQGVLSIGKSKAKVYVEGDSGKVTFTDVAGVEEAKTELVEVVDFLKEPLRFTEIGARIPKGVLLVGPPGTGKTLLAKAVAGEAGVPFFSISGSEFVEMFVGVGSSRVRDLFDQAKKQAPCIIFIDELDAIGKSRASNGFYGGNDEREQTLNQLLTEMDGFAATGATVIVLAATNRPETLDPALLRPGRFDRQVLVDRPDLSGRLAILEIHSRKVKLGADIDLKAIATRTPGFAGADLANLVNEAALLAARNKRLAVAQEDFAEAIERVVAGLEKKSRVLNEKEKKIVAYHEVGHALVGSLMTGSGKVEKISIVPRGMAALGYTLQLPTEDRFLMSEDELQGQIATLLGGRSAEEIIFGSITTGASNDLQRATDLAERMVTTYGMSKVLGPLAYQQGQQNMYLGNEGPNPRRMVSPQTAEAIDQEVKGIVESAHDHALEILKLNRDLLETISTKLLDKEVIEGTELHQLLAQVKSVEAVAV
- a CDS encoding glucokinase yields the protein MTQLLAGDIGGTKTILRWVDAYSKAEGTTLKTLYEARYMSAEFADLAIMVRQFLVEATQQVGEVPAPEKACFAIAGPVVNNTSSVTNLSWFLEAKQLEKDLAIAHVNLINDFAAVGYGVGGLESSDLRTLQIAESQPHAPIAILGAGTGLGECFLIRQDQQYQVFASEGGHADFAPRSELEFQLLKYLREKHQITRISVERVVSGQGIVAIYQFLRDRQSAVESPQVAEAIRTWEHEAGISEKSVDPAAVIAIAAGQDYLCERTMQLFAEAYGAEAGNLALKLLPYGGLYIAGGIATKNLSLLESGGFMRAMTDKGRMRPLMEQIPVHVILNPHVGLIGAALYANFF